A single genomic interval of Sinorhizobium garamanticum harbors:
- the cobU gene encoding bifunctional adenosylcobinamide kinase/adenosylcobinamide-phosphate guanylyltransferase: MIIPHAGPILVLGGARSGKSSFAEKLVEASGLPMHYVATGRAWDDEMRDRIRHHQDTRRGKGWTTHEEPVDLVGLLRRIDDPARAILVDCLTLWVTNLMMEERDMAAEFAALAAFLPEARARLIFVSNEVGLGIVPENRMARDFRDHAGRLHQIVAEKSAEVYFVAAGLPLKMKG; the protein is encoded by the coding sequence ATGATCATTCCCCATGCCGGACCGATTCTCGTGCTCGGCGGCGCCCGCTCCGGCAAATCCTCTTTCGCGGAAAAGCTCGTCGAAGCCTCCGGGCTGCCGATGCATTACGTTGCGACCGGGCGAGCCTGGGACGACGAGATGCGCGATCGCATCCGTCACCACCAGGACACGCGGCGCGGCAAGGGCTGGACGACGCATGAGGAGCCGGTCGATCTCGTGGGGCTGCTTCGCCGCATCGACGATCCGGCACGCGCAATCCTCGTCGATTGTCTCACGCTTTGGGTCACCAACCTGATGATGGAAGAGCGTGACATGGCGGCCGAATTCGCGGCGCTCGCTGCATTCCTGCCCGAGGCGCGGGCGCGTCTCATCTTCGTTTCCAATGAGGTCGGCCTTGGCATCGTTCCGGAAAACCGGATGGCGCGCGATTTTCGTGACCATGCCGGCCGTCTCCACCAGATCGTCGCGGAGAAATCCGCCGAAGTTTACTTTGTCGCGGCCGGACTGCCGCTGAAAATGAAGGGTTGA
- a CDS encoding adenylate/guanylate cyclase domain-containing protein encodes MERKLAVILAADVAGYSRLVAADEEGALATLNTYSAAIRDLVAEHGGRIFGSAGDSVVAEFHSAVQAVRAAVAIQRVLYRRNADLPPDHRMEFRIGLNLGDVVVEGDNLLGDGVNVAARLQEVALPGGICISGALHDQIEGKLDFPLVHLGDRNLKNIPRPVPVYRVDWRREDPVEAGALGGPLVLPEKPSIVVLPFVNMSGDPEQEYFADGLTEDIITALSLYRWFFVIARNSSFAYKGRAVDVKQVGRDLGVRYIVEGSVRRAGTRLRVTGQLIEAETGVHLWAQRYDRELADIFAIQDELTQNVVGAIEPEILLGESRRALLNPTHNLDAYECHMRGTWLHNAQDTAEHFNEAIMWHRRAIALDPDFGRAHMMLARTLYARCFHGFSDDVDRDSAELYAAAERAVALEERDPYSHYAMCLAHFVAHRAPAAVEEAQRAIDLNPNLALAHMGLGWARIFAGHFAEALDPLHMALRLSPHDPMTYLFLNHIALAHYHLGNYEEALHYSERGVSFRRAYFNRVVLLASLGQLGRDEEARELIPEIMANVPADIAHYWKILTPYVDPNHYAHLIDGLRKAGFPLVA; translated from the coding sequence GTGGAACGGAAGCTCGCAGTGATCCTTGCCGCCGACGTCGCTGGTTACAGCCGGCTTGTCGCTGCCGACGAGGAAGGGGCGCTTGCGACGCTTAACACCTACAGCGCCGCGATCCGCGATCTCGTCGCCGAGCATGGCGGGCGCATTTTTGGTTCGGCCGGCGACAGCGTCGTGGCGGAGTTCCACAGTGCGGTGCAGGCGGTGCGCGCCGCGGTCGCCATCCAGCGTGTGCTGTACCGCCGCAATGCCGATCTTCCTCCCGACCACCGGATGGAGTTCCGCATCGGGCTCAACCTCGGTGATGTCGTCGTCGAAGGCGACAATCTTCTTGGCGACGGCGTGAACGTCGCGGCCCGGCTGCAGGAAGTCGCGCTGCCGGGAGGAATCTGTATTTCGGGCGCGCTTCACGACCAGATCGAGGGCAAGCTCGATTTCCCCCTGGTTCACCTTGGCGACCGCAACCTCAAGAACATTCCGCGTCCCGTGCCGGTGTACAGGGTCGACTGGCGTCGCGAGGACCCGGTCGAGGCCGGGGCACTTGGCGGGCCGCTCGTCCTCCCGGAGAAGCCCTCGATCGTCGTCCTTCCCTTCGTCAACATGTCGGGCGACCCGGAGCAGGAGTATTTTGCCGATGGGCTGACCGAGGACATCATCACCGCACTTTCGCTCTACCGCTGGTTCTTCGTCATCGCCCGCAACTCGTCCTTCGCCTACAAGGGGCGCGCCGTCGACGTGAAGCAGGTCGGCCGCGATCTCGGCGTGCGCTATATCGTCGAGGGGAGCGTGCGACGGGCCGGGACGCGCCTGCGCGTGACCGGCCAGCTCATAGAAGCCGAGACCGGCGTCCATCTCTGGGCCCAGCGCTACGACCGCGAACTCGCGGATATCTTCGCCATCCAGGACGAACTCACGCAGAACGTCGTCGGCGCGATCGAACCCGAAATCCTTTTGGGCGAGAGCCGGCGCGCTCTTCTGAATCCGACACACAATCTCGACGCCTATGAATGCCACATGCGCGGCACGTGGCTGCACAATGCGCAGGACACCGCCGAGCATTTCAACGAAGCGATAATGTGGCATCGCCGGGCGATCGCTCTCGATCCTGATTTCGGCCGCGCACACATGATGCTCGCCCGTACGCTTTACGCGCGTTGCTTCCACGGCTTCAGCGACGATGTCGATCGTGACAGTGCCGAACTCTATGCGGCGGCCGAGCGTGCCGTCGCTCTGGAAGAGCGCGACCCCTATTCGCACTACGCCATGTGCCTTGCCCATTTCGTGGCGCACCGTGCGCCCGCGGCCGTGGAAGAGGCGCAGCGGGCGATCGACCTGAACCCCAACCTGGCGCTCGCGCATATGGGACTCGGCTGGGCCCGGATTTTCGCGGGACATTTCGCCGAGGCGCTCGACCCGCTCCACATGGCTCTGAGGCTCAGCCCGCACGATCCGATGACCTATCTGTTCCTCAACCACATCGCACTTGCCCACTATCATCTCGGCAATTACGAGGAGGCGCTGCACTATTCGGAGCGCGGCGTTTCATTCCGCCGGGCCTATTTCAACCGGGTCGTGCTTCTCGCCAGCCTCGGACAGCTTGGCCGCGACGAGGAGGCGCGCGAGCTCATTCCGGAAATCATGGCCAATGTGCCGGCGGACATCGCGCATTACTGGAAGATCCTCACGCCGTACGTGGATCCCAACCACTATGCACATCTCATCGACGGGCTGCGCAAGGCGGGATTCCCGCTCGTTGCTTAA